In the Jatrophihabitans endophyticus genome, one interval contains:
- a CDS encoding HelD family protein — translation MAADQRPDPASPTSHPAADPVLAAEGEHLAHARRCLLAMVDTAEHIADYGVDELASHALGALRAQRLTTLTADPNAPAFFGRTDREPDDGRRGPEVLHIGRRHVRDDAGDPVVIDWRAPIARGFYRATADEPMGVRLRRRFGFADGRLTSFEDEQLDRGEALGLDSELLRAEIERPRVGPMRDIVATIQPDQDELVRADLDTSLCVQGAPGTGKTAVGLHRAAYLLYTFPERLRRSGVLVVGPNQAFLHYIAQVLPSLGEGGITQSTVAGLLGHQARGDEPVALAVLKGDARLAEVIRRAVVSHARKPTEDLVAVVGTKRYRVYAHGLRRYVDDARRALGPGLRWAAARDRLRMQAAEDVRRQREDAGGAPTDAETARVARSQPVREWVDSVWPELTAPALLARLYDDPDFLARCAGTSLSEAEREALHRPAPRSLRTIRWTPADVVLLDEIDALLRPQDTFVHAVVDEAQDLSAMQCRAVARRCPLGSVTVLGDLAQATTPWAPGDWARTLDHLGHAAAVLPLTAGYRVPGEVLAVANRLLPHIAPGVPPATSVRQGEDAFRLVPGGTVAAEVRDCLAAPGSVGVIVPDARASAALEDLQAAGVAARLLDDGPDDGPDDAATRVTVVPASAAKGLEYDSVVVAEPAAIVAAEPSRLDGLRRLYVVLTRAVSRVRVVHAEPLPAELT, via the coding sequence GTGGCTGCCGACCAGCGTCCGGACCCCGCATCCCCCACCTCCCACCCCGCCGCCGACCCCGTACTCGCCGCCGAGGGCGAGCATCTGGCGCACGCCCGTCGCTGCCTGCTCGCGATGGTCGACACCGCCGAGCACATCGCCGACTACGGCGTCGACGAGCTCGCCAGCCACGCGCTCGGCGCGCTGCGGGCGCAGCGGCTGACCACCCTCACCGCCGACCCCAACGCCCCCGCGTTCTTCGGCCGGACCGACCGGGAACCCGACGACGGCCGTCGCGGCCCCGAGGTGCTGCACATCGGCCGCCGGCACGTCCGCGACGACGCCGGCGACCCGGTGGTGATCGACTGGCGAGCACCGATCGCGCGCGGCTTCTACCGCGCGACCGCCGACGAGCCGATGGGCGTGCGGCTGCGACGCCGCTTCGGCTTCGCCGACGGCCGGCTGACGTCCTTCGAGGACGAGCAGCTCGACCGCGGCGAGGCGCTCGGGCTGGACTCCGAGCTGCTGCGCGCCGAGATCGAGCGACCCCGCGTGGGGCCGATGCGCGACATCGTGGCCACGATCCAGCCCGACCAGGACGAGCTCGTGCGCGCCGATCTCGACACCTCGCTGTGCGTCCAGGGTGCGCCCGGGACAGGCAAGACGGCGGTCGGCCTGCACCGCGCCGCCTACCTCCTCTACACCTTCCCGGAGCGGTTGCGACGCTCCGGCGTGCTGGTCGTCGGCCCCAACCAGGCCTTCCTGCACTACATCGCGCAGGTGCTGCCCTCGCTCGGCGAGGGCGGGATCACGCAGTCCACGGTCGCCGGGCTGCTCGGGCACCAGGCGCGCGGCGACGAGCCCGTCGCGCTGGCCGTCCTCAAGGGCGACGCCCGGCTGGCCGAGGTGATCCGGCGCGCCGTCGTCTCGCACGCGCGCAAACCCACCGAGGACCTCGTCGCGGTCGTGGGGACGAAGCGCTACCGGGTGTACGCGCACGGGCTGCGCCGCTACGTCGACGACGCCCGCCGAGCGCTGGGGCCGGGCCTGCGGTGGGCCGCCGCCCGCGACCGGCTGCGCATGCAGGCCGCCGAGGACGTCCGCCGGCAGCGCGAGGACGCCGGCGGCGCGCCCACCGACGCCGAGACGGCACGGGTCGCCCGCTCGCAGCCGGTGCGCGAGTGGGTGGACTCGGTCTGGCCCGAGCTGACGGCGCCGGCCCTGCTCGCCCGGCTCTACGACGACCCCGACTTCCTCGCGCGGTGCGCCGGCACGAGCCTGTCCGAGGCCGAGCGCGAGGCGCTGCACCGGCCGGCGCCGCGCTCGCTGCGCACGATCCGTTGGACGCCGGCCGACGTCGTCCTGCTCGACGAGATCGACGCGTTGCTGCGCCCCCAGGACACCTTCGTCCACGCCGTCGTCGACGAGGCGCAGGACCTCTCGGCCATGCAGTGCCGCGCCGTCGCGCGCCGCTGCCCCCTGGGGTCGGTGACCGTGCTCGGCGACCTCGCGCAGGCCACGACGCCGTGGGCCCCCGGGGACTGGGCACGCACCCTGGACCACCTCGGCCACGCCGCTGCGGTGCTGCCGCTGACCGCGGGGTACCGCGTGCCGGGCGAGGTGCTCGCCGTCGCGAACCGGCTGCTGCCCCACATCGCCCCCGGCGTCCCGCCCGCGACCTCGGTACGCCAGGGCGAGGACGCGTTCCGCCTCGTCCCCGGCGGCACCGTCGCGGCCGAGGTGCGCGACTGCCTGGCGGCGCCGGGCTCCGTCGGCGTCATCGTCCCCGACGCGCGGGCGAGCGCCGCGCTTGAGGACCTGCAGGCCGCCGGTGTCGCGGCGCGGCTGCTCGACGACGGACCCGACGACGGACCCGACGATGCCGCCACGCGGGTCACCGTCGTGCCGGCCTCGGCGGCCAAGGGACTCGAGTACGACTCGGTCGTGGTGGCCGAGCCCGCGGCGATCGTCGCCGCCGAACCGTCGCGGCTCGACGGCCTGCGCCGCCTCTACGTCGTCCTGACCCGCGCGGTGTCACGGGTGCGGGTCGTGCACGCCGAACCGCTCCCCGCCGAGCTCACCTGA
- a CDS encoding S8 family serine peptidase — translation MTTAAVVATSFAAATTAGAAPASKKPSPGIATPSHSLHGKTAGKSLGSLPAGVPKKGSYGFLLTLDAKSTVAAAKAARAQGKAAARSAAKTQSAKIATVQRSVTGDLPDGSKVIYRTRSVVAGVAVRTDVKNYGALRGIDGVTGVYPITPKKPTNSYAVPHQNAPQAWQTYGDRGQNATIAIIDTGIDYTHTDFGGPGTQAAYAQAGSSAQQANPTVLPTDKVIGGYDFAGDDYNADPTADPDGSFPYQPIPRPDNNPLDCNGHGSHVAGTAAGQGVNADGSTYTGTYGTGTSFDNFKIGPGMAPEAKLYAFRVFGCEGSTDLTGAAIEAAIDPNGDGDPADHVDVANLSLGSDFAPPGDADTVLVQKATDAGVTMAIASGNNGDLYDTGGSPGNAPSALTVAASQDASAVVDSLNVTAPAPAKYPAERSIAYDWANDPDLAGDVARLTDPTNLTGCKALNAADAAAVNGKIAFVNWHDAAPECGSVARSGNLAAAGATGFIFGSDAESFSAGITGSAKIPGVLVAQSGATAIRNQLAAGTTVTIGSTTANGTKQEDESLNETLADFSSRGVRGKDGVKPDVTAVGSTVFSAADGTGTEGVNESGTSMATPMTAGLAGLVTSQHPEWSAEQVKADIMNTAGQDLYTGTNHTGDTYAPNRVGAGRIDAKAALDNTVLAYTTGTGVPTGTVSASFGPLEVTKDTQLQKTITVQNTGAAAATYDVDFDDRTIIPGAEYSVSPATVTVAAGETSTVTVTLTLTRNQLTKTIDPTVSREQAGVPREYVADASGLVTLTPTSGNVPGLRVPVYAAPRPTSTMTQAKSVTLPSGQVATAELPFTGDRVNQGSGATKVQSLVAGFELQATSGKAPTCSATVTTGCVHSAEELGADLKYVGTTSNAPQLIANDEDPLASEGNGLAYFAVSMQGPWRTPAGYQDAEVYIDSTGDGKADVVTYSTRLPSGADQTDVLVAQTVDLNTGKTLDVEGLDARLGDTDAALFDSDTLVLPVGLQYLPGLSSTKSRISYSVLTFTGSSSGPVDQVGDVGSDNTLVGAKTMDVLNPGVAVYGSYNGDTDPLLYVDSPNTFVKIRRDAKAYAADGAQGALLVHFHNAVGNKAQLVSFAKTKSTVGLTMTPNPATHGKKLSGVVTVTASNGVAPTGTVTLKRVTGGGAPATVATGKLVNGKVTLGYTPKNAGTYKYQASYSGDSLYAAGNSAAVSVKIK, via the coding sequence GTGACGACCGCAGCCGTCGTGGCGACCTCCTTCGCCGCGGCCACGACCGCCGGGGCCGCGCCGGCCTCGAAGAAGCCCTCGCCCGGGATCGCGACACCGTCGCACTCGCTGCACGGGAAGACGGCCGGCAAGTCGCTGGGCAGCCTGCCCGCCGGCGTGCCGAAGAAGGGCTCGTACGGCTTCCTGCTCACCCTCGACGCGAAGTCCACCGTCGCGGCCGCCAAGGCCGCGCGGGCGCAGGGCAAGGCCGCCGCCCGGAGCGCCGCGAAGACGCAGAGCGCGAAGATCGCCACGGTGCAGCGCAGCGTCACCGGTGACCTGCCCGACGGCTCGAAGGTCATCTACCGCACGCGCTCCGTGGTCGCGGGCGTCGCGGTCCGCACCGACGTCAAGAACTACGGTGCGCTGCGTGGCATCGACGGCGTGACGGGCGTCTACCCGATCACCCCCAAGAAGCCCACCAACTCCTACGCGGTGCCGCACCAGAACGCGCCGCAGGCGTGGCAGACGTACGGCGACCGTGGCCAGAACGCCACGATCGCCATCATCGACACCGGCATCGACTACACCCACACCGACTTCGGCGGCCCGGGCACGCAGGCCGCCTACGCCCAGGCCGGCTCGAGCGCGCAGCAGGCGAACCCGACCGTCTTGCCGACGGACAAGGTCATCGGCGGCTACGACTTCGCCGGGGACGACTACAACGCCGACCCCACCGCCGATCCGGACGGCTCCTTCCCCTACCAGCCGATCCCGCGGCCGGACAACAACCCGTTGGACTGCAACGGCCACGGCTCGCACGTCGCCGGCACCGCCGCCGGCCAGGGCGTCAACGCCGACGGCTCCACCTACACCGGCACGTACGGCACCGGCACGAGCTTCGACAACTTCAAGATCGGCCCCGGCATGGCGCCCGAGGCCAAGCTGTACGCGTTCCGCGTCTTCGGCTGCGAGGGCAGCACCGACCTCACCGGTGCCGCCATCGAGGCGGCCATCGACCCGAACGGCGACGGCGACCCGGCCGACCACGTCGACGTCGCGAACCTGTCGCTGGGCTCGGACTTCGCGCCGCCCGGTGACGCCGACACGGTGCTGGTCCAGAAGGCCACCGACGCCGGCGTGACCATGGCCATCGCCTCGGGCAACAACGGCGACCTCTACGACACCGGCGGCTCGCCGGGCAACGCGCCGTCCGCGCTCACCGTGGCGGCCAGCCAGGACGCCTCGGCCGTCGTCGACTCGCTGAACGTCACCGCGCCCGCGCCGGCCAAGTACCCGGCCGAGCGCTCGATCGCCTACGACTGGGCGAACGACCCCGACCTGGCCGGCGACGTCGCCCGGCTGACCGACCCGACGAACCTCACCGGCTGCAAGGCGCTGAACGCCGCCGACGCGGCGGCCGTCAACGGCAAGATCGCCTTCGTCAACTGGCACGACGCGGCGCCCGAGTGCGGGTCGGTCGCGCGCAGCGGCAACCTCGCCGCGGCCGGCGCCACCGGGTTCATCTTCGGTAGCGACGCGGAGAGCTTCTCCGCCGGCATAACCGGCAGCGCCAAGATCCCGGGCGTCCTCGTCGCGCAGTCGGGTGCCACGGCGATCCGCAACCAGCTCGCGGCCGGCACGACCGTCACCATCGGCTCGACGACGGCCAACGGCACCAAGCAGGAGGACGAGTCGCTCAACGAGACCCTCGCGGACTTCTCGTCGCGCGGCGTGCGGGGCAAGGACGGCGTCAAACCCGACGTCACCGCGGTCGGCTCGACGGTGTTCTCCGCCGCCGACGGCACCGGCACCGAGGGCGTCAACGAGAGCGGTACCTCGATGGCCACGCCGATGACCGCCGGCCTCGCCGGGTTGGTCACCTCGCAGCACCCGGAGTGGTCGGCCGAGCAGGTCAAGGCCGACATCATGAACACCGCCGGCCAGGACCTCTACACCGGCACCAACCACACCGGCGACACCTACGCCCCCAACCGGGTCGGCGCGGGCCGGATCGACGCGAAGGCCGCGCTCGACAACACCGTGCTCGCCTACACCACCGGCACCGGGGTTCCGACCGGCACGGTGAGCGCGTCGTTCGGTCCGCTGGAGGTCACGAAGGACACCCAGCTGCAGAAGACGATCACGGTCCAGAACACCGGCGCGGCGGCGGCGACGTACGACGTCGACTTCGACGACCGCACGATCATCCCGGGCGCCGAGTACTCGGTCTCGCCCGCGACGGTCACCGTCGCGGCCGGCGAGACCTCGACGGTCACCGTGACGCTGACGCTCACCCGCAACCAGCTGACCAAGACGATCGACCCGACCGTCAGCCGGGAGCAGGCGGGCGTGCCGCGCGAGTACGTGGCGGACGCCAGTGGTCTGGTCACGCTGACGCCGACCTCGGGCAACGTCCCGGGGCTGCGGGTGCCGGTCTACGCCGCACCGCGGCCGACGTCGACGATGACGCAGGCCAAGTCGGTGACGCTGCCGAGCGGGCAGGTGGCCACCGCCGAGCTGCCGTTCACCGGTGACCGCGTCAACCAGGGCAGCGGCGCCACCAAGGTGCAGTCGCTGGTCGCCGGCTTCGAGCTGCAGGCGACGAGCGGCAAGGCGCCGACGTGCTCGGCGACGGTGACCACGGGTTGCGTGCACTCGGCGGAAGAACTCGGGGCCGACCTCAAGTACGTGGGGACGACCTCGAACGCGCCGCAGCTGATCGCGAACGACGAGGACCCGTTGGCCTCCGAGGGCAACGGCCTCGCCTACTTCGCGGTCTCCATGCAGGGGCCGTGGCGCACGCCGGCGGGCTACCAGGACGCCGAGGTCTACATCGACAGCACCGGCGACGGGAAGGCCGACGTCGTCACCTACAGCACGCGGTTGCCGAGCGGGGCCGACCAGACCGACGTCCTCGTCGCCCAGACGGTCGACCTGAACACCGGCAAGACCCTCGACGTCGAGGGTCTGGACGCCCGGCTGGGCGACACCGACGCCGCGCTGTTCGACAGCGACACCCTCGTGCTCCCGGTCGGGCTGCAGTACCTGCCCGGCCTGAGCTCGACCAAGTCGCGGATCAGCTACTCGGTGCTCACCTTCACCGGGTCGTCGTCGGGTCCGGTCGACCAGGTCGGCGACGTCGGTTCCGACAACACGCTGGTGGGCGCGAAGACGATGGACGTGCTCAACCCGGGTGTCGCCGTGTACGGCTCGTACAACGGCGACACCGACCCGCTGCTCTACGTCGACTCGCCGAACACGTTCGTCAAGATCCGGCGGGACGCCAAGGCCTACGCGGCCGACGGTGCGCAGGGCGCGTTGCTGGTCCACTTCCACAACGCGGTCGGCAACAAGGCGCAGCTGGTGTCCTTCGCCAAGACGAAGAGCACCGTCGGGCTCACCATGACCCCGAACCCCGCCACGCACGGCAAGAAGCTCAGCGGCGTGGTGACGGTGACGGCGAGCAACGGGGTGGCCCCCACCGGCACCGTCACGCTCAAGCGCGTGACCGGTGGCGGGGCGCCGGCCACCGTCGCGACCGGCAAGCTGGTCAACGGCAAGGTGACCCTGGGATACACGCCGAAGAACGCCGGCACGTACAAGTACCAGGCGAGCTACTCCGGTGACTCGCTGTACGCCGCCGGGAACTCCGCGGCGGTGTCGGTCAAGATCAAGTAA
- a CDS encoding NUDIX domain-containing protein — protein sequence MSVIRTISSREVFRSDWLRLREDEVEFPNGSRGRYAVVDKQDFVLVLAREDDGFWLVEQYRYPIGRREWEFVQGGWPAGGSGTPRELAEAELREETGHRAGSLTHLGRLHAAVGFCSQGYDVFLATDLVAGEPEREATESDMVARWHSDHDVTAMVRDGRLADAHSVAAFGLWRTVAEG from the coding sequence ATGAGCGTGATCAGGACGATCTCGAGCCGCGAGGTGTTCCGCAGCGACTGGCTGCGGCTGCGCGAGGACGAGGTCGAGTTCCCCAACGGCAGTCGTGGCCGGTACGCCGTCGTCGACAAGCAGGACTTCGTGCTGGTGCTCGCCCGGGAGGACGACGGCTTCTGGCTCGTCGAGCAGTACCGCTACCCGATCGGGCGACGGGAGTGGGAGTTCGTGCAGGGCGGCTGGCCCGCCGGCGGGTCGGGCACGCCACGGGAGCTGGCCGAGGCGGAGCTGCGCGAGGAGACCGGGCACCGGGCCGGCTCGCTCACCCACCTCGGCCGGCTGCACGCGGCGGTGGGGTTCTGCTCGCAGGGTTACGACGTCTTCCTCGCGACCGATCTCGTCGCGGGGGAGCCCGAGCGCGAGGCCACCGAGTCCGACATGGTCGCGCGCTGGCACTCCGACCACGACGTCACCGCGATGGTGCGTGACGGTCGGCTGGCCGACGCGCACAGCGTCGCCGCGTTCGGCCTCTGGCGCACCGTCGCCGAGGGGTGA
- a CDS encoding PKD domain-containing protein: MRTTPARVVVAAVAALLGATALSAIAPTASGAAPSAASSASSGTATRYAVVRPLCATPSDPSAMRCFALERVDVARGTAGAHAYRPTASHGPKGGYAPKALAGAYGFDPKVNRRSLTVGIVLWHDAPTVLHDLNRFDHHYGLPSETSRSFRKVNERGKASPLPKRDKDAAGEVALDTQAVRAVCNTCRILLVEADGPYDSDLANAENTAVRLGADIVTNSFGAPEHKVSTRTRKAFDHPGVAVIASTGDSGWYGWDWTNYTSARNGLVDGDDAASFPSSSPTVVAVGGTTLRLDSRNHRTSETVWNGNGAHDATGHLRRSAMGASGGGCSKYYTAPSWQAHAAGYASAGCKGRRLATDVALLADPMTGFDVYDSYGSKGWVTVGGTSLSAPLAAGMYALAGGPRGSRYPATALYGNAAAHASTRYDVKVGGNGFCGTDTTAACSSAVADYTSTSHAYANVDRRNPNNIYDNEAGLLDCSFARDGEAVPAARDRECNATTGFDGPTGVGTPRATKLFKRTDPAVAIKHSSPVRAKKSRSYRAIVREPLPRTKVTKLTWKWGDRRTTTSTKGSVHHTYKKKGTYTVTLTVRDSRHQASVVTQRVVVR, encoded by the coding sequence ATGCGAACGACCCCTGCCCGCGTCGTCGTCGCCGCCGTCGCCGCCCTGCTGGGCGCGACCGCGCTCAGCGCGATCGCCCCGACCGCGAGCGGGGCCGCGCCCTCAGCGGCGTCGTCGGCGTCATCGGGCACGGCGACCCGGTACGCGGTGGTCCGCCCGCTGTGCGCGACGCCGAGCGACCCCAGCGCGATGCGCTGCTTCGCACTCGAGCGGGTGGACGTCGCACGCGGCACGGCCGGGGCCCACGCCTACCGGCCTACCGCCTCCCACGGCCCGAAGGGCGGCTACGCGCCCAAGGCGCTGGCCGGCGCCTACGGCTTCGACCCGAAGGTGAACCGGCGCTCCCTCACGGTGGGCATCGTGCTCTGGCACGACGCGCCGACGGTGTTGCACGACCTCAACCGCTTCGACCACCACTACGGCCTGCCGAGCGAGACCAGCCGGTCCTTCCGCAAGGTCAACGAGCGCGGCAAGGCCTCGCCCCTGCCGAAGCGCGACAAGGACGCCGCCGGCGAGGTCGCCCTCGACACGCAGGCCGTCCGCGCGGTGTGCAACACGTGCCGCATCCTGCTCGTCGAGGCCGACGGCCCGTACGACTCCGATCTCGCGAACGCGGAGAACACCGCGGTGCGCCTCGGCGCCGACATCGTGACCAACTCCTTCGGCGCGCCCGAGCACAAGGTCTCGACCCGCACCCGCAAGGCGTTCGACCACCCCGGGGTCGCCGTCATCGCCTCGACCGGCGACAGCGGGTGGTACGGCTGGGACTGGACGAACTACACGAGCGCCCGCAACGGCCTGGTGGACGGTGACGACGCGGCGTCGTTCCCGTCCTCCTCGCCGACCGTCGTCGCCGTGGGCGGCACGACGCTCCGCCTCGACAGTCGCAACCACCGCACGAGCGAGACGGTGTGGAACGGCAACGGTGCGCACGACGCCACCGGGCACCTGCGCCGTTCGGCCATGGGCGCCTCGGGCGGCGGCTGCAGCAAGTACTACACGGCACCGTCGTGGCAGGCCCACGCGGCCGGCTACGCGAGCGCCGGCTGCAAGGGCCGCCGGCTCGCGACCGACGTCGCGCTGCTCGCCGACCCAATGACCGGCTTCGACGTCTACGACAGCTACGGCTCGAAGGGGTGGGTCACCGTCGGCGGCACGTCGCTGTCCGCGCCGCTGGCCGCCGGGATGTACGCGCTCGCCGGCGGCCCCCGCGGGTCCCGCTACCCGGCGACCGCCCTCTACGGCAATGCCGCCGCGCACGCCTCGACCCGCTACGACGTCAAGGTCGGCGGCAACGGCTTCTGCGGCACCGACACCACGGCCGCGTGCAGCAGCGCCGTCGCCGACTACACGTCCACGTCGCACGCTTACGCGAACGTCGACCGGCGCAACCCCAACAACATCTACGACAACGAGGCCGGGCTGCTGGACTGCAGCTTCGCGCGCGACGGGGAGGCCGTCCCGGCGGCACGGGACCGCGAGTGCAACGCCACGACCGGGTTCGACGGCCCCACCGGTGTCGGGACGCCCCGGGCGACGAAGCTGTTCAAGCGCACCGATCCCGCCGTCGCTATCAAGCACTCGTCACCCGTGCGGGCGAAGAAGTCCCGGTCGTACCGGGCGATCGTGCGCGAACCGCTGCCGCGCACGAAGGTCACCAAGCTCACCTGGAAGTGGGGCGATCGCCGCACCACGACCAGCACCAAGGGCTCGGTGCACCACACCTACAAGAAGAAGGGCACCTACACCGTCACGCTCACGGTGCGCGACTCGCGACACCAGGCATCGGTGGTCACGCAGCGCGTCGTCGTGCGCTGA
- a CDS encoding phosphoenolpyruvate carboxykinase (GTP), producing the protein MTATTIPGLDSAPTTHQGLLTWVRETAELTQPARIEWVDGSPEEWTRITDLLVDNGTFVRLNDAKKPNSFWCASDPTDVARVEDRTFICSRDPKDAGATNNWMDPDDMKAIMVERFRDSMRGRTMYVLPYCMGPLDADEPMLGAEITDSAYVVASMHIMTRLGSKALELFTKDGVEQTFVPGLHSIGAPLEAGAKDAAWPCNDTKYIVHFPEERLIWSYGSGYGGNALLGKKCYSLRIASVKARDEGWLAEHMLIAKVTSPEGVEKYIAAAFPSACGKTNLAMLEPTLPGWKVETIGDDIAWIRIGEDGRFYAVNPENGFFGVAPGTDYHTNPNAMRTIEKGGSIFTNVALTDDGDIWWEGIGEAPDHLTSWKQQDWSPEGSELAAHPNSRYCTPIHQCDTRAPEWDDPKGVPLDAIFFGGRRRDTVPLVTEARDWQHGVFMGATLSSETTAAATGAVGVVRRDPMAMLPFIGYNAGDYFAHWIATGKGADADKLPKIFYVNWFRRDENGAFTWPGFGENIRVIKWALERIAGTAAAVDTPIGRVPTPEAIDTDGLDMSDEHLRASLAVDVEEWRAELPLIEEWFDKIGAALPSTMRDELAALRQRLDG; encoded by the coding sequence ATGACGGCAACGACCATCCCCGGACTCGATTCCGCGCCCACGACCCATCAGGGTCTGCTCACCTGGGTCCGCGAGACGGCCGAGCTCACGCAGCCGGCCCGCATCGAGTGGGTGGACGGTTCGCCCGAGGAGTGGACGCGCATCACCGATCTGCTCGTCGACAACGGCACCTTCGTGCGACTGAACGACGCGAAGAAGCCGAACTCGTTCTGGTGCGCCTCCGACCCGACCGACGTCGCGCGGGTCGAGGACCGCACCTTCATCTGCAGCCGCGACCCCAAGGACGCGGGGGCCACCAACAACTGGATGGACCCCGACGACATGAAGGCGATCATGGTCGAGCGCTTCCGCGACTCGATGCGCGGCCGCACCATGTACGTCCTGCCCTACTGCATGGGACCGCTCGACGCGGACGAGCCGATGCTGGGTGCCGAGATCACCGACTCCGCCTACGTCGTCGCGTCGATGCACATCATGACCCGCCTGGGGAGCAAGGCGTTGGAGCTGTTCACCAAGGACGGCGTCGAGCAGACGTTCGTGCCCGGGCTGCACTCCATCGGCGCGCCGCTCGAGGCGGGCGCCAAGGACGCCGCGTGGCCGTGCAACGACACGAAGTACATCGTGCACTTCCCCGAGGAGCGGTTGATCTGGTCCTACGGCTCGGGCTACGGCGGCAACGCGCTGCTGGGCAAGAAGTGTTACTCGCTGCGCATCGCCTCGGTGAAGGCGCGCGACGAGGGCTGGCTCGCCGAGCACATGCTCATCGCGAAGGTCACGAGCCCCGAGGGCGTCGAGAAGTACATCGCCGCGGCGTTCCCGTCGGCGTGCGGCAAGACCAACCTGGCCATGCTCGAGCCGACGCTGCCGGGCTGGAAGGTCGAGACCATCGGTGACGACATCGCCTGGATCCGGATCGGCGAGGACGGCCGCTTCTACGCCGTCAACCCCGAGAACGGCTTCTTCGGCGTCGCGCCGGGCACGGACTACCACACGAACCCCAACGCGATGCGCACGATCGAGAAGGGCGGTTCGATCTTCACCAACGTCGCCCTGACCGACGACGGCGACATCTGGTGGGAGGGCATCGGCGAGGCGCCGGACCACCTCACCAGCTGGAAGCAGCAGGACTGGTCGCCCGAGGGCTCGGAGCTCGCGGCCCACCCGAACTCGCGCTACTGCACGCCGATCCACCAGTGCGACACCCGCGCGCCGGAGTGGGACGACCCGAAGGGCGTGCCGCTCGACGCCATCTTCTTCGGCGGTCGCCGCCGCGACACCGTGCCGCTGGTGACCGAGGCCCGCGACTGGCAGCACGGCGTGTTCATGGGCGCCACGCTGTCGTCGGAGACGACGGCCGCCGCCACCGGCGCGGTCGGCGTCGTCCGCCGCGACCCGATGGCCATGCTGCCCTTCATCGGCTACAACGCCGGGGACTACTTCGCCCATTGGATCGCGACGGGGAAGGGCGCCGACGCCGACAAGCTGCCGAAGATCTTCTACGTCAACTGGTTCCGGCGCGACGAGAACGGCGCGTTCACCTGGCCCGGGTTCGGCGAGAACATCCGCGTCATCAAGTGGGCCCTCGAGCGCATCGCCGGCACCGCCGCCGCGGTCGACACCCCGATCGGACGTGTGCCGACCCCCGAGGCGATCGACACCGACGGCCTCGACATGAGCGACGAGCACCTGCGCGCCTCGCTGGCGGTCGACGTCGAGGAGTGGCGGGCCGAGCTGCCGCTCATCGAGGAGTGGTTCGACAAGATCGGCGCCGCGCTGCCGAGCACGATGCGCGACGAGCTGGCGGCCCTGCGCCAGCGGTTGGACGGCTGA
- a CDS encoding DUF2000 domain-containing protein: protein MSESTVTPRADTKLVVAVRDDLATWQKLNMTAFLVSGIAATAPESIGKPYRDADGTRYLPMFGQPTLVFAASADELRRTMTRALSRGAVPSVFTDELFGTGNDGENRAAVAAVRHDDLSLAGLAFRCDRKDADKITKGLRLHS, encoded by the coding sequence ATGTCCGAATCAACGGTCACCCCGCGCGCCGACACGAAGCTCGTCGTCGCGGTGCGCGACGACCTCGCCACCTGGCAGAAGCTGAACATGACGGCGTTCCTCGTGAGCGGCATCGCCGCGACGGCCCCGGAGTCGATCGGGAAGCCCTACCGCGACGCGGACGGCACGCGGTACCTGCCGATGTTCGGGCAGCCGACCCTGGTCTTCGCCGCGAGCGCCGACGAGCTGCGCCGGACGATGACCCGCGCCCTGTCGCGCGGCGCCGTGCCCAGCGTCTTCACCGACGAGCTGTTCGGCACCGGCAACGACGGGGAGAACCGCGCCGCGGTCGCCGCGGTGAGACACGACGACCTCTCGCTGGCCGGCCTCGCCTTCCGCTGCGACCGCAAGGACGCCGACAAGATCACGAAGGGGCTCCGACTGCACTCGTGA
- a CDS encoding Lrp/AsnC family transcriptional regulator encodes MDELDSALVRELQVDGRRSNRDLAATVGVAPSTALERTRALWRNGVLVGVHAEADLGRLGRPVQAMITVRLRPQSRAVVQGFRDFVLTLPQVLQVFVTTGSEDLLVHVAVPSTDALRDFVLDALTKRREVAGLRTEVVYEHVRNPVVERLG; translated from the coding sequence ATGGACGAACTCGATTCGGCGCTGGTGCGCGAACTGCAGGTCGACGGTCGACGCAGCAACCGCGACCTGGCGGCGACGGTGGGTGTGGCGCCCTCGACCGCGCTCGAGCGCACCCGTGCCCTGTGGCGCAACGGCGTGCTCGTCGGGGTGCACGCAGAGGCCGATCTCGGCCGGCTGGGCCGGCCGGTGCAGGCGATGATCACGGTGCGGCTGCGGCCGCAGTCACGTGCGGTCGTGCAGGGTTTCCGCGACTTCGTGCTCACGCTGCCGCAGGTGCTGCAGGTCTTCGTCACCACGGGCAGCGAGGACCTGCTCGTACACGTCGCCGTCCCCTCCACCGACGCGCTGCGCGACTTCGTCCTCGACGCGTTGACCAAGCGCCGCGAGGTCGCCGGTCTGCGCACCGAGGTCGTGTACGAGCACGTGCGCAACCCCGTCGTGGAGCGGTTGGGGTGA